One region of Rhodocaloribacter litoris genomic DNA includes:
- a CDS encoding tetratricopeptide repeat protein translates to MRRLPVAVATCAAAFGLLGGAAAGQTPAPVPGRDEVRAEQLFVRGMTRAYLEDHEAALQLFQEALRLRPNEPAILSALADAYAALDDLPSALFYAEQARARAPDNVHYHEQVARLHLAAGDTARAVAAYEALLAVHPDYLPALQTLAHLQAGRGHYEAALAALERLHELTGDVPGLLDQMLQLYRRLGDNDGLETTLQRLLAREPNRPDYLQMLAELYVRQERAAEAATLYETLLARRPGDVELILALAHVYRAMGEEERARALVEQATGAAPASAGQRVAQATPFLERAGADPEAARAARHLLLQALELDPGHAGALEALGNLDFDTGAYAEAADRLTRAARLTPRRLDLWTRAAAATLQAGRAHRAADLAEEALLLFPGNLELLHTAAFAHLRLQQEKIARTHFEEALSLLQEETAPDPGLQADLMAGLGLALARQADPSAPAARIDSLFARARHLAPHRPAVLNLYATYLLEHRHAPEQALPPATEAVDLAPENPSFLGTLGRVYLQLGRLDEAERRLARAVATGRADATVYEHYGDLLARLGRTADARAFWQKALELHPGRAALQAKLQEQ, encoded by the coding sequence ATGCGTCGCCTACCGGTTGCCGTCGCAACCTGTGCCGCCGCGTTCGGGCTGCTCGGGGGGGCGGCGGCCGGACAGACGCCGGCGCCCGTCCCCGGCCGCGACGAGGTCCGGGCCGAACAGCTCTTCGTGCGGGGGATGACCCGCGCCTACCTGGAAGACCACGAGGCGGCCCTGCAGCTCTTCCAGGAGGCCCTGCGCCTCCGGCCGAACGAGCCGGCGATCCTGTCCGCCCTGGCCGACGCCTATGCCGCCCTGGACGACCTGCCCTCCGCCCTCTTTTATGCCGAGCAGGCACGGGCACGGGCCCCGGACAACGTGCACTACCACGAGCAGGTCGCACGCCTGCACCTGGCCGCGGGCGATACGGCCCGGGCTGTGGCCGCCTACGAGGCCCTGCTCGCCGTACACCCGGATTACCTCCCGGCGCTGCAAACCCTGGCCCACCTGCAGGCCGGTCGCGGCCACTATGAGGCCGCGCTGGCCGCGCTCGAACGCCTGCATGAACTGACCGGCGACGTGCCCGGCCTCCTCGACCAGATGCTGCAACTCTACCGGCGACTGGGCGACAACGACGGGCTGGAGACGACGCTCCAGCGCCTCCTCGCCCGCGAACCGAACCGGCCCGACTACCTGCAGATGCTGGCCGAGTTGTATGTACGGCAGGAACGGGCGGCGGAGGCGGCCACACTCTACGAAACCCTGCTGGCCCGTCGCCCCGGCGACGTCGAGCTCATCCTGGCCCTGGCCCATGTCTACCGGGCGATGGGCGAGGAGGAGCGGGCCCGTGCCCTTGTCGAACAGGCCACAGGGGCGGCCCCCGCCTCCGCCGGCCAGCGTGTGGCCCAGGCGACGCCCTTCCTCGAACGCGCCGGCGCCGACCCGGAGGCGGCACGGGCCGCCCGTCACCTCCTCCTGCAGGCCCTCGAACTCGACCCCGGCCACGCCGGCGCCCTCGAAGCCCTCGGCAACCTCGACTTCGACACGGGCGCCTATGCCGAGGCCGCCGACCGGCTCACCCGGGCGGCCCGCCTCACCCCCCGCCGCCTCGACCTGTGGACCCGCGCCGCCGCCGCCACCCTGCAGGCCGGCCGGGCGCACCGCGCCGCCGACCTGGCCGAAGAAGCCCTCCTCCTCTTCCCCGGCAACCTCGAACTCCTCCACACCGCTGCCTTCGCCCACCTTCGCCTTCAGCAGGAAAAGATCGCCCGGACCCATTTCGAAGAAGCCCTCTCCCTCCTGCAGGAAGAAACGGCGCCGGACCCCGGCCTGCAGGCCGACCTGATGGCCGGGCTCGGGCTCGCGCTCGCCCGCCAGGCCGATCCGTCCGCCCCTGCCGCCCGGATCGACAGCCTCTTCGCCCGCGCCCGGCACCTTGCCCCGCACCGGCCCGCCGTCCTGAACCTGTATGCCACCTACCTCCTCGAACACCGGCACGCCCCGGAACAGGCCCTGCCCCCGGCCACCGAAGCCGTGGACCTGGCACCGGAAAATCCTTCCTTCCTGGGCACCCTTGGCCGGGTTTACCTCCAGCTCGGCCGGCTGGATGAGGCCGAACGCCGGCTCGCCCGGGCCGTCGCCACCGGCCGGGCCGACGCCACCGTCTACGAACACTACGGCGACCTGCTCGCCCGCCTGGGACGCACCGCCGACGCCCGCGCCTTCTGGCAGAAAGCCCTGGAACTGCACCCCGGCCGGGCGGCCCTCCAGGCCAAGCTCCAGGAACAGTGA
- a CDS encoding ISAs1 family transposase, which produces MSETCFIRYFDHLEDPRRDQGKRHRLEHVLVIALCAVVAGAEGWDDIATFAQAKVSWLTQRLDLKHGTPSGDTFRRVLAAICPEAFARGFVRWVEALAQQTAGEVIAIDGKTLRRSYDKDDPKAALHMISAWACEQHLVLAQEKVSAKSNEITAIPALLEVLDLEGCIVTLDAMGTQTEIAEAICAQGADYVLALKGNQGLLHREVRAYFEQGRTRHWRAMPVAYAERCDLGHGRKEVRRLWISTDVAWVPKAEAWRDLNSLVMVEHERHTQQGVSLERRFYISSLATTAEQMLDIIRSHWGIENQLHWVLDVVFREDESRIRRDHGGQNMAVVRQLALNLLRKDETKRLSLRMKRKRAGWDDAFLAQIVGI; this is translated from the coding sequence ATGTCTGAGACCTGCTTTATTCGCTATTTTGACCACCTTGAGGACCCCCGACGCGATCAGGGCAAACGCCACCGGCTCGAGCACGTGCTCGTGATCGCCCTCTGTGCCGTTGTTGCCGGTGCTGAGGGCTGGGATGACATCGCCACGTTCGCCCAGGCCAAAGTCTCCTGGCTGACCCAACGGCTCGACCTCAAACATGGCACGCCCTCGGGCGACACCTTCCGCCGCGTCCTGGCCGCCATCTGCCCGGAGGCCTTCGCCCGCGGCTTCGTACGCTGGGTGGAGGCGCTGGCCCAACAGACGGCCGGCGAGGTCATTGCCATCGATGGCAAGACGCTGCGCCGCAGTTACGACAAAGACGACCCGAAGGCCGCCCTGCACATGATCTCGGCCTGGGCGTGTGAGCAGCATCTGGTGCTGGCGCAAGAGAAGGTCTCGGCCAAGAGCAATGAGATTACCGCGATTCCGGCGCTTCTGGAGGTGTTGGACCTCGAAGGCTGCATTGTGACGCTCGATGCGATGGGCACGCAGACCGAGATTGCCGAAGCGATCTGCGCGCAGGGGGCGGACTACGTGTTGGCCCTGAAGGGCAACCAGGGCCTGCTCCACCGTGAGGTGCGGGCCTACTTCGAGCAGGGGCGCACGCGGCACTGGCGGGCGATGCCGGTCGCCTACGCGGAGCGCTGTGACCTGGGGCACGGGCGCAAGGAAGTGCGTCGGCTGTGGATCTCGACCGATGTGGCCTGGGTGCCCAAGGCCGAGGCGTGGCGTGACCTGAACAGCCTCGTGATGGTCGAACACGAGCGCCACACGCAGCAGGGCGTGAGTCTGGAGCGCCGCTTCTACATCAGCAGCCTCGCGACCACAGCGGAGCAGATGCTGGATATCATCCGGAGTCACTGGGGCATTGAGAATCAGCTGCACTGGGTGCTCGATGTGGTGTTTCGGGAGGATGAGAGCCGTATTCGGCGCGATCACGGGGGGCAGAACATGGCGGTGGTGCGGCAGCTAGCGCTCAACCTGTTGCGCAAGGACGAAACGAAGCGGTTGAGTCTGCGCATGAAGCGAAAACGGGCCGGTTGGGACGATGCCTTCCTGGCGCAGATCGTCGGAATTTAG
- a CDS encoding glycine betaine ABC transporter substrate-binding protein, with product MKAGPALVLLVLAHSLMPAPVRGQPETVHIGSKVFTENVILAEIAGHLARQAGHPVVMHTQLGGTRLLWNALRSGEIDVYPEYTGTILQEILAGRDVSAGALADTLAALGVRMTPPLGFNNTYALGMRRARARNLGIRTISDLRAHPRLRFGFSNEFMDRADGWPALRDRYGLPQTDVRGLDHDLAYRGIASGALDVIDLYTTDAEIAHYDLLPLEDDLHHFPDYQAVYLYRDDLARRTPDFIRLLERLAGALPESTMVRMNASVRLDGRSEARVAADFVNTVLASGEVVRVARETRWTRLWRHTREHLLLVAVSLLAAVLVAIPLGIAAAKFPRLGQGILAVVGIIYTIPSLALLVFMIPLLGIGGVPAMVALFLYSLLPIVRNTHAGLNDIPVPLIESAHALGLTPAARLRHVELPLAARSILAGIKTAAVINVGTATLGALIGAGGYGQPILTGIRLDDVGLILEGAIPAALLALAVQGLFDLVERRLTPPDLH from the coding sequence ATGAAGGCCGGTCCCGCGCTCGTCTTGCTCGTCCTGGCGCACAGCCTGATGCCGGCCCCTGTCCGGGGCCAGCCGGAAACCGTGCACATCGGGTCGAAGGTGTTCACCGAGAACGTGATCCTGGCCGAGATCGCCGGGCACCTGGCCCGGCAGGCCGGTCATCCGGTCGTGATGCATACCCAGCTGGGCGGCACCCGGCTGCTCTGGAACGCCCTACGTTCCGGGGAAATCGACGTGTACCCGGAGTACACCGGCACGATCCTGCAGGAGATCCTGGCCGGACGGGACGTGTCGGCCGGTGCCCTGGCCGACACGCTGGCCGCCCTGGGCGTGCGGATGACGCCGCCGCTCGGCTTCAACAACACGTATGCCCTGGGCATGCGCCGTGCCCGCGCCCGAAACCTGGGTATCCGCACGATCTCCGACCTGCGCGCCCACCCCCGGCTCCGCTTCGGCTTCAGCAACGAGTTCATGGACCGGGCCGACGGCTGGCCGGCCCTCCGCGACCGCTACGGCCTGCCTCAGACCGACGTCCGCGGCCTCGACCACGACCTCGCCTATCGCGGCATCGCCTCCGGCGCCCTCGATGTCATCGACCTCTACACGACCGACGCCGAGATCGCCCATTACGACCTGCTCCCCCTCGAAGACGACCTGCACCACTTTCCCGACTACCAGGCCGTCTACCTCTACCGGGACGACCTGGCCCGCCGCACCCCGGACTTCATCCGCCTGCTCGAACGCCTGGCCGGCGCCCTGCCCGAATCCACCATGGTGCGGATGAACGCAAGCGTCCGGCTCGACGGCCGCTCCGAGGCCCGCGTGGCGGCGGATTTCGTCAACACGGTCCTTGCGAGCGGGGAGGTTGTCCGGGTGGCCCGGGAGACGCGGTGGACGCGCCTGTGGCGGCACACCAGGGAGCACCTCCTGCTGGTGGCCGTCTCACTCCTGGCCGCGGTGCTGGTGGCGATCCCGCTCGGCATCGCGGCGGCCAAATTCCCCCGTCTCGGACAGGGGATCCTGGCCGTCGTCGGGATCATCTACACGATCCCGTCGCTGGCGTTGCTGGTGTTCATGATTCCGCTGCTGGGCATCGGCGGTGTGCCGGCGATGGTGGCGCTGTTCCTCTACAGCCTGCTGCCCATCGTGCGGAACACGCACGCCGGGCTGAACGATATCCCGGTCCCGCTGATCGAGTCGGCGCACGCGCTGGGGCTGACGCCGGCGGCACGGCTCCGGCACGTGGAATTGCCGCTGGCCGCGCGGTCGATCCTGGCCGGCATCAAGACGGCGGCGGTGATCAACGTGGGCACGGCCACCCTCGGCGCGCTCATCGGGGCAGGCGGCTACGGACAGCCCATCCTGACAGGCATCCGGCTAGACGACGTGGGCCTGATCCTCGAAGGCGCCATCCCCGCCGCCCTGCTGGCCCTCGCCGTGCAGGGCCTCTTCGACCTGGTCGAGCGCCGGCTCACCCCCCCGGACCTGCACTGA
- a CDS encoding CBS domain-containing protein — protein MRRFTRHLIQDVQALEYMLQENLFETGVRRVGAEQELFLVDERFQPAPVAKEILDLNTDPRLGTELTRFNLEYNLQPYVFTGDCLRRIEHEINEMLQYVRSLSRQVGAEVVLVGILPTVHLSDLGLDNMAPMPRYFALNDAIMRLRGGRPAQYQIRGVDELFFQHDNILVEGCNTSFQTHFQVSPEAFPHCYNIAQLIAAPCLAAATNSPVLFGKRLWRETRIALFQQAVDTRSSNLYLREMSPRVHFGTDWCRESVTEIYKEDIARFRVLLITEQHEDPFQQLDRGEVPNLRALQVHNSTVYRWNRACYGITDGKPHLRIENRILPSGPTVVDEVANAAFWFGLVQGLSKKYQDIPSLMDFDFAKSNFVAAARLGLAAQLVWLHGEQVPAPELICDELLPVAREGLAEAGIDAADIDRYLGVIEERVESQQTGSVWQIHSLALMKRQGTTRAERLSALVEKMIEAQQEGKPAHTWPLATFDAGSTSQRMAGTRVEHFMSTDLFTVHEEELVEFVAVLMDWRRIRHVVVEDNDHRLVGLVTHRRLLRYLAESSALSTEQPRDVPVRDIMIRNPISVTPETRTVEAIRLMRQHGIGALPVVRDGQLVGIITEADFIRIAGQLIDESLRADEAGTVEREQASS, from the coding sequence ATGCGCCGTTTCACCCGGCACCTGATCCAGGATGTGCAGGCGCTCGAATACATGTTGCAGGAGAACCTGTTCGAGACGGGCGTCCGGCGTGTCGGGGCCGAACAGGAGCTGTTTCTGGTGGACGAGCGCTTCCAGCCCGCGCCGGTGGCGAAAGAGATCCTCGATCTGAACACCGACCCGCGCCTGGGTACGGAGCTGACCCGGTTCAACCTCGAGTACAACCTGCAGCCGTACGTCTTCACGGGCGACTGCCTCCGCCGAATCGAGCACGAGATCAACGAGATGTTGCAATACGTGCGCTCCCTCAGCCGGCAGGTCGGCGCCGAGGTGGTGCTCGTGGGCATCCTGCCCACGGTCCATCTGTCGGACCTGGGGCTCGACAACATGGCGCCCATGCCGCGCTACTTCGCTCTGAACGACGCCATCATGCGGCTGCGCGGCGGCCGTCCCGCCCAGTACCAGATCCGCGGCGTCGACGAACTCTTCTTCCAGCACGACAACATCCTCGTCGAGGGCTGCAACACGAGCTTCCAGACGCATTTTCAGGTGTCCCCCGAGGCGTTTCCCCACTGCTACAACATCGCCCAGCTGATCGCCGCGCCGTGCCTGGCGGCCGCCACCAACTCGCCCGTGCTCTTCGGCAAGCGCCTCTGGCGCGAGACGCGCATTGCGCTGTTCCAGCAGGCCGTCGATACGCGCAGCAGTAACCTCTACCTGCGGGAGATGAGCCCCCGCGTGCATTTCGGCACGGACTGGTGCCGCGAGTCGGTTACGGAGATCTACAAGGAAGACATCGCCCGCTTCCGGGTGCTGCTGATCACCGAGCAGCACGAGGATCCGTTCCAGCAGCTGGACCGGGGCGAGGTGCCGAACCTGCGTGCCTTGCAGGTGCACAACAGCACCGTTTACCGCTGGAACCGCGCCTGTTACGGCATCACCGACGGCAAGCCCCACCTGCGCATCGAGAACCGCATTCTGCCCTCCGGCCCGACGGTCGTGGACGAGGTGGCCAATGCGGCGTTCTGGTTCGGGCTGGTACAGGGGCTGAGCAAGAAATACCAGGACATCCCGTCGCTGATGGACTTCGATTTCGCCAAGAGCAACTTCGTCGCGGCGGCACGTCTGGGGCTGGCCGCGCAGCTCGTCTGGCTGCACGGAGAGCAGGTGCCCGCGCCCGAGCTCATCTGCGACGAACTGCTGCCGGTGGCCCGTGAAGGCCTGGCCGAGGCCGGCATCGACGCCGCAGACATCGACCGCTACCTCGGCGTCATCGAGGAACGGGTCGAGAGCCAGCAGACCGGCTCGGTGTGGCAGATCCACTCGCTCGCCCTGATGAAACGCCAGGGGACGACCCGCGCCGAGCGCCTCTCGGCCCTCGTCGAGAAGATGATCGAGGCCCAGCAGGAAGGCAAGCCGGCGCATACGTGGCCCCTGGCCACCTTCGATGCCGGGAGCACCTCACAACGCATGGCCGGGACGCGCGTCGAGCACTTCATGTCCACCGACCTGTTCACGGTCCACGAGGAGGAACTGGTCGAGTTCGTGGCGGTGCTGATGGACTGGCGGCGGATCCGGCACGTGGTCGTCGAGGACAACGACCACCGCCTGGTGGGCCTGGTGACGCATCGCCGCCTGCTGCGCTACCTGGCCGAAAGCAGCGCCCTCTCCACCGAGCAACCGCGGGACGTGCCCGTCCGCGACATCATGATCCGCAACCCGATCTCGGTCACCCCGGAGACACGGACCGTCGAGGCCATCCGGCTGATGCGCCAGCACGGGATCGGCGCGCTGCCGGTGGTGCGGGACGGGCAACTCGTCGGCATCATCACCGAGGCCGATTTCATCCGTATCGCCGGGCAACTCATCGACGAGAGCCTGCGCGCCGACGAGGCCGGGACGGTGGAGCGTGAACAGGCCTCCTCCTGA
- a CDS encoding DUF547 domain-containing protein, with protein sequence MSLLLSLLLLLTACEFQEVRRLPDDVPAESRAGDVPPAGDYEASLTSLLEQVVTGDGLVRYDLLRGPLNRDFRRVLKAVEDFDATRLLSQEARLAFWLNAYNVQMLQNIVETPAVRDIMADGLAERFFRTPYRTAGTGVTLDEIEHVILRGERFEERLAPFRLARLDPRIHVGLNCAAVSCPRLRRRAFTAENVDRELDAAMRDFTNDPKHFRREGDGFVLSALLDWFGSDFDATGRPAGDYLLSFMSPDRPDYAAFKALLAGRSAAAIRSRPDVRFVYDWTVNRAP encoded by the coding sequence ATGTCGCTGTTGCTCTCGCTCTTGCTGCTCCTCACCGCGTGCGAGTTCCAGGAGGTTCGCCGCCTGCCGGACGACGTGCCGGCCGAGAGCCGGGCCGGGGACGTGCCCCCGGCCGGGGACTACGAGGCCAGCCTGACATCGCTGCTGGAACAGGTGGTCACCGGCGACGGGCTCGTCCGCTACGACCTGCTGCGCGGGCCGCTCAACCGGGACTTCCGCCGGGTACTCAAAGCCGTCGAAGACTTCGACGCCACGCGCCTGCTCTCGCAGGAAGCCCGCCTGGCCTTCTGGCTCAACGCCTACAACGTGCAGATGCTGCAAAACATCGTCGAGACACCGGCGGTGCGGGACATCATGGCCGACGGCCTGGCCGAGCGGTTCTTCCGGACGCCCTACCGCACCGCCGGCACGGGCGTCACGCTCGACGAGATCGAACACGTCATCCTGCGGGGCGAGCGCTTCGAAGAACGCCTGGCCCCCTTCCGCCTGGCCCGCCTCGATCCTCGCATCCACGTCGGGCTCAACTGCGCGGCCGTCTCCTGCCCCCGCCTCCGAAGGCGCGCCTTCACCGCCGAAAACGTCGACCGGGAGCTCGATGCGGCCATGCGCGACTTCACGAACGACCCGAAACACTTCCGGCGCGAGGGGGACGGGTTCGTCCTCTCGGCCCTCCTCGACTGGTTCGGCAGCGACTTCGACGCCACCGGCCGGCCCGCCGGCGACTACCTGCTGTCGTTCATGTCCCCGGACCGCCCCGACTACGCCGCCTTCAAGGCCCTCCTCGCAGGCCGGAGCGCCGCTGCGATCCGCAGCCGCCCGGACGTCCGCTTCGTCTACGACTGGACCGTCAACCGGGCCCCGTGA
- a CDS encoding MDR family oxidoreductase, whose product MRFDALVLEKTPEGVKASVQALDETRLPEGDVLVEVLYSSVNYKDALAVTGRGKIIRGDYPFVPGIDLVGRVLASESPAWKPGDLVLCTGWGIGENTWGGYSRRQRLRSEWLVPLPEGLTPLEAMVIGTAGFTAMLSAMALADHGVTPDRGEVVVTGASGGVGSMAVAILAGRGYRVVASTGKAAAHDYLAALGAARFLPREELGAGPHRPLDSARWAGAVDAVGGATLAAVISQTGRHGCIAACGLAGGHELHTTVFPFILRGVTLQGIDSNTCPGPVRRRAWENLARELSKEALQRMTSRMIPLEAVPEASEEILAGRVQGRIVVDLSA is encoded by the coding sequence ATGCGCTTCGATGCCCTGGTACTGGAAAAGACCCCGGAGGGGGTGAAGGCCTCCGTACAGGCCCTCGATGAAACACGGTTGCCGGAGGGCGACGTGCTGGTCGAGGTGCTGTATTCGAGCGTCAACTACAAGGATGCGCTGGCCGTCACGGGCCGGGGCAAGATCATCCGGGGCGACTACCCGTTCGTGCCGGGGATCGACCTGGTGGGCCGGGTGCTCGCCTCCGAGTCGCCCGCGTGGAAGCCGGGCGACCTGGTCCTCTGCACCGGCTGGGGGATCGGGGAGAACACCTGGGGCGGCTACAGCCGGCGGCAGCGCCTGCGGTCGGAGTGGCTCGTGCCGCTGCCGGAAGGGCTCACCCCGCTGGAGGCGATGGTCATCGGCACGGCGGGCTTCACGGCGATGCTCTCGGCGATGGCGCTCGCGGACCACGGCGTGACGCCGGACCGGGGCGAGGTGGTGGTGACGGGCGCCTCGGGCGGCGTGGGCAGCATGGCCGTGGCGATCCTCGCCGGGCGTGGCTACCGGGTCGTCGCCTCCACCGGCAAGGCCGCCGCGCACGATTACCTGGCCGCCCTGGGGGCCGCCCGCTTCCTCCCGCGTGAGGAGCTGGGCGCCGGGCCGCACCGCCCGCTCGACTCGGCCCGATGGGCCGGCGCCGTCGACGCGGTCGGCGGGGCGACGCTGGCCGCCGTCATCAGCCAGACCGGCCGCCACGGCTGCATCGCGGCCTGTGGGCTCGCCGGCGGGCACGAACTGCACACCACCGTCTTCCCGTTCATCCTGCGCGGCGTCACATTACAGGGTATCGACTCGAACACCTGCCCCGGGCCCGTCCGGCGCCGGGCCTGGGAGAACCTGGCCCGGGAACTCTCGAAAGAAGCGCTCCAGCGCATGACCAGCCGGATGATCCCGCTCGAAGCCGTCCCGGAGGCCAGTGAGGAAATCCTCGCCGGGCGCGTGCAGGGCCGCATCGTCGTGGATCTCTCCGCCTGA
- a CDS encoding ATP-binding cassette domain-containing protein: MLTLKNVSKRYGQTVALHPTNLTLAPGRTTVFIGPSGCGKSTLLRLMIGLVRPTTGTVLFQGTPLTPENVRPLRHRMGYVIQEGGLFPHLTARENVTLLARHLGRDAAWIDRRVRTLADLVHLPLDRLDAYPERLSGGQRQRVGLMRALLLDPDVLLLDEPLGALDPMIRAGLQDDLRAIFRQLEKTVVLVTHDLAEAAFFGDTVVLLRAGRIVQQGPFRDLVEAPAEPFVEAFVNAQRTLHLAP, translated from the coding sequence ATGCTGACCCTGAAGAACGTCTCGAAGCGCTACGGGCAAACCGTGGCACTCCATCCGACCAACCTCACGCTGGCGCCGGGCCGGACCACGGTGTTCATCGGGCCGAGCGGTTGCGGCAAGTCCACCCTGCTGCGACTGATGATCGGGCTGGTGCGTCCCACAACGGGCACGGTGCTGTTTCAGGGGACACCGTTGACCCCGGAGAACGTCCGTCCCCTTCGCCACCGCATGGGGTACGTGATCCAGGAGGGCGGCCTCTTTCCCCATCTGACCGCCCGCGAGAACGTGACGCTCCTGGCCCGGCACCTCGGACGCGATGCCGCCTGGATCGACCGGCGGGTGCGTACCCTGGCCGACCTGGTGCACCTGCCCCTCGACCGTCTCGACGCCTATCCGGAGCGTCTTTCCGGCGGCCAGCGCCAGCGCGTCGGGCTCATGCGCGCGCTCCTGCTCGACCCGGACGTGCTCCTGCTCGACGAACCGCTCGGCGCGCTCGACCCGATGATCCGGGCCGGCCTCCAGGACGACCTGCGCGCGATTTTCCGGCAGCTCGAGAAGACGGTGGTCCTCGTCACGCACGACCTGGCCGAGGCGGCTTTCTTCGGCGACACGGTGGTGCTGCTCCGGGCCGGGCGCATCGTGCAACAGGGTCCCTTCCGCGACCTGGTCGAGGCACCGGCGGAGCCGTTCGTCGAGGCGTTCGTGAACGCACAGCGCACCCTGCACCTGGCCCCTTGA
- a CDS encoding carboxypeptidase M32 produces the protein MLDALKTRLAHIADLNAAAAVLEWDQETYMPADAAEVRAAQLTTLRRLSHELFTADTTGDLLDRAAETLDEQGAGLDAALLRVTRRDYERARRLPARLVAELAHAAALAREAWREARETNTFATFAPHLETIVRLNREKADALGYDEHPYDALLDEFEPGTRTAEVARVFAGLREALLPLVRAIAERPAPDDAFLHRRYDPQKQWDFGLAVLRDLGYDFHRGRQDRSAHPFSTTFSVHDVRITTRLDEHFFNTAFFGTLHEAGHALYEQGVDPALDRTPLAGGTSLGMHESQSRLWENLVGRSRPFWQHYFPRLQAVFPENLGDVTLDAFHRAVNRVTPSLIRVEADEVTYNLHIMLRFELELALLEGDLTVRDVPSAWNDRMESYLGLRPDTDADGALQDIHWSLGTLGYFPTYALGNLISAQLFERIRHDLPDLDDQIAAGRFDALLGWLREKIHRHGRARTAPELLQDVTGKALDPAPWLAYVREKYGTLYGL, from the coding sequence ATGCTCGACGCGCTGAAAACCCGCCTGGCCCACATCGCCGACCTCAACGCGGCGGCGGCCGTGCTCGAATGGGACCAGGAGACGTACATGCCGGCGGACGCCGCCGAGGTGCGAGCGGCCCAGCTCACCACGCTGCGCCGGCTCTCGCATGAACTCTTCACGGCCGACACGACCGGCGACCTGCTCGACCGAGCCGCCGAGACCCTCGACGAGCAGGGTGCCGGCCTCGACGCAGCCCTCCTCCGGGTGACGCGACGGGACTATGAGCGCGCTCGCCGCCTTCCGGCCCGCCTGGTGGCCGAACTGGCGCATGCCGCCGCCCTGGCCCGTGAGGCCTGGCGGGAAGCGCGGGAGACGAACACGTTCGCCACCTTCGCCCCGCACCTGGAAACGATCGTTCGGCTCAACCGCGAGAAGGCGGACGCGCTGGGCTACGACGAACATCCCTACGATGCCCTGCTGGATGAATTCGAGCCGGGCACCAGGACGGCCGAGGTCGCCCGGGTGTTCGCCGGGCTACGGGAAGCCCTCCTCCCGCTCGTCCGCGCCATCGCCGAGCGCCCCGCCCCCGACGACGCCTTCCTCCACCGGCGCTACGACCCGCAGAAGCAGTGGGACTTCGGCCTGGCCGTTCTGCGGGACCTCGGGTACGACTTCCACCGGGGCCGGCAGGACCGCTCCGCCCACCCCTTCTCCACGACCTTTTCCGTCCACGACGTCCGCATCACCACGCGGCTCGACGAGCATTTTTTCAACACGGCATTCTTCGGAACGCTGCACGAGGCCGGCCACGCCCTCTACGAGCAGGGCGTCGACCCGGCGCTCGACCGCACGCCCCTCGCCGGCGGGACCTCGCTCGGCATGCACGAGTCGCAGTCCCGCCTCTGGGAGAACCTCGTCGGCCGCAGCCGGCCCTTCTGGCAGCACTATTTTCCTCGCCTGCAGGCCGTCTTCCCCGAAAACCTGGGCGACGTGACGCTCGATGCCTTCCACCGTGCCGTTAACCGGGTGACGCCGTCGCTGATCCGGGTAGAGGCGGATGAGGTGACGTACAACCTGCACATCATGCTCCGCTTCGAGCTGGAGCTGGCCCTCCTCGAAGGCGACCTGACCGTGCGCGACGTGCCTTCCGCGTGGAACGACCGGATGGAGTCGTACCTCGGCCTGCGCCCGGACACCGACGCCGACGGGGCCCTGCAGGACATCCACTGGTCGCTCGGCACGCTGGGCTACTTCCCCACGTACGCCCTGGGCAACCTGATCTCCGCCCAGCTCTTCGAGCGCATCCGGCATGACCTACCGGACCTGGATGACCAGATCGCCGCCGGCCGCTTCGACGCGCTCCTCGGCTGGCTACGCGAGAAGATCCACCGGCACGGACGGGCCCGGACCGCCCCCGAACTCCTGCAGGACGTCACCGGGAAGGCGCTCGACCCGGCACCCTGGCTCGCCTACGTCCGGGAGAAATACGGCACGCTCTACGGGCTGTGA